CACCGACGTACCGGCCGACACGACGATCTCCTGCGAGGAGGTCTTCGGACCGGTCCTGACCGTGCAGAAGGTGGACGGCGAGGCCGAGGCCTTCGCGGCCGCCAACGACTCCAAGTACGGCCTCCAGGCGGGCGTGTTCACGCACGACCTCCAGGTCGCCTTCCGCGCCCACCGCGCGCTCGAGGTCGGCGGCGTCGTCATCGGCGACGTGCCCTCCTACCGCGCCGACCAGATGCCGTACGGCGGCGCCAAGCAGTCCGGTGTGGGCCGCGAGGGCGTGAAGTTCGCGATGGACGACTACACCTACGAGCGGGTCCTCGTCCTCACCGGGCTCGCCCTCTGACCCTGCGGGTACATCCGTGCACAGCGCCTCTAGCTAATGGGAACCATTTTCAGCTAAGGTCGTCGCAGCGACGGTGGCTCACCGTCCCGAAGGGGCCCGGCACCGATGCCTTCCGGTGCCGGGCCCCTTCTTTGTGCCGAACTCCTCCGGACCCTCAGCCGGAGAAGCCGGCACGCGCGTGCCGCAGCGGGCCGCGCAGCCTGAGGTGGACGTCGTGCACACCGGAGGCGGTGAGCCCGGTGCGGAGCGTGACGTAGTCGTACGGCCCCGACGTGGGCGTCTTCGGTGACAGCGTCGCGAGCGCCGGGCCACCGTCGAGCGAGATCTCCACCGCGCCCTCGCCCGCCACGGACACCGTCACCTCTGTGACGCCCGCCCCGAAGTCACAGGCCCGGTAGACCAGTTCGGCCACCCCGCCGTTCGCCGGCGTCACCGCGTCGCCGGCCGCCTTCGTCCGGTCGACGATCGCGACACCGCTCTGCTCGTCGAAGTCGGCCCCGTCCAGGCCCCGTTCGACGACGGGGCGCGGCCCGCCCGGCTCGCCGTCCAGGAGAACCGTCGTACGCAGTCGCACATCCTCACTGGACGCGGCCGCCATCAGGTCGTACGGCCCCGGCTCCAGGCGCCACCGGCCGTGTGCCACGTCCCAGAACTCGAAGGCGGACAGCGGGACTTCGAAGGACAGCTCCGCCGTCTCGCCGGGGGCGAGCGTGACCCTGCGGTGGGCCACCAGCTCGCGGCGCGGGCGCGGGACCGAGGGGTCCACGGCGCGGGCGTAGAGCTGGGCGACCTCGTCGGCCGTCACGTCACCCGTGTTCCTGACCGTGAAGGAGACCTGCAACGTCCCGTCCTCCGTGCGGGACGTGAGATCGCCGTAGGAGAAGGACGCGTACGACAGGCCGTGCCCGAAGGGGAACAGCGGGGTGCCCTCGTAGTACAGGTACGTCTGGCGGCCGCCGAGCACGTCGTAGTCCAGCAGGTCGGGCAGGTCGGCGTCGTCGGCGTACCAGGTCTGCGGGAGGCGGCCCGCGGGGGAGACGTCGCCGGCCAGGACCCGGGCCAGCGCGGTACCCGCCGCCTGGCCGCCGTGGGACATCCAGAGCGCGGCCCGCAGCGGGCCCGGCTGGAACGTGTACGGGTAGGCGGAGACCAGGGCCAGCACCGTGTTCGGGTTGGCGGCGCGGGCCGCCCGCAGCAGGCGGTCCTGGTGGGCGGGGAGGGCGAGGGTCCTGCGGTCCTCGGTCTCGCGGCCCTCGATGTGCGGGTCGTTGCCCGCCACCACCAGCACCACATCGGCGTCGGCGGCGGCCCTGGAGACCGCGTCCCTGCCGTGCTCGGCGACGATCAGCGTGAAGATTTCGGGCTGATCGCCGAGTTCCGCGTTTTCATCGGCAACCTTTACTCCGTCGGCGCCGACAGCGACGTGGCGACCCGTGCCGACATGCCTGAGGAGGTGTCCGTTCCCATGGGGTTCCAGCCGGAATGTCTCCTGGACGATCCAGCCTCCGGGCTGGTCGGCGGAGGCGCGCACATAGCCGTCCTCGGCGACCGAGAGATAGCGGCCGTCGGGCGCGCGCAGGGTCAGCACGCCCTCGCCCCAGTCGACCAGGGCGAGCTCGGTGCCGACCGCGTGGGTGGTGAGCGGCGGGAGATCCGTGCGGCCCGCCAGCAGCGCGGGGTCGAGGGCACCCTCGGCGCCGCGCACCTCGTCGTCGGCGTTCGCTTCGGGCACGTGGAGGAAGGTTCCGTCGGACGTCTTCAGCAGGACCCGGTCCACGCCCTCCGCGAACTCGATCCGGTCGGCGCCGAACCGCTCGTACAGGCCCTCCAGCGGGGTGGAGCGATGGATCAGCGTGCCGCTGTACCAGTCGAGCTTGCACTCGTCGGCGAGCAGACCGACCACGGCGAGCCGGGTGTCCGGGGCGAGCGGCAGCACACCGTCGTTGCGCAGCAGGACGACCGACTGCTCGGCCGCCTCCTGCGCGAGGGCGCGGTGGGCCGGGGTGTCGAAGTCCCGGGTCAGCGCGTGCGGGTCGTACTGCGGGTCGAACTCACCGAGGCGGAAGCGGACCGAGAGCTGGCGGCGGACCGCCGTGTCGATGTCGGCCTCGGTCAACAGGCCCTGTTCGTACGCCTTCCTGACCCGTCCGGTGATCTGCGAGCTGTCGGTGCCGTGGTCGGTGAAGCTGTCGACGCCGGCCAGGAGCGAGGCCGCGGTGGCCTCCTCGTGGGTGTCGTAGTAGTGCTCGTGATCGACCAGGTTGGAGGGCGCGCCCGCGTCCGAGCAGACGAGCAGATCCTCGTCCGTCCAGGTGCGCAGGTGCTCGCGCAGATACGGACTCACGTGGTTCGGGCGGCCGTTGACCAGGTTGTACGCGGGCATCACCCCGGCCACCGCGCCCGCCTCGACGGTCTCGCGGAAGGCGCGCAGGTCGTACTCGTGCAGCACGCGCGGGCGGACCGAGCTGGACGAAGTGGCCCGGTCCGTCTCGTTGTTGTGGGCGAGCCAGTGCTTGAGGACGGGGGCGGTGCGCCAGTACGTCGGATGGTCGCCGCGCAGCCCGCGGGTGTACGCGACGGCGATCGCCGAGGTGAGCTTCGGGTCCTCCGAGTAGCCCTCCTCGTTGCGGCCCCACAGGGGGTGGCGCAGGAGGTTCACCGTCGGGGACCAGACGTTGAGGCCGATGCGGTCGTCGCGGGCCCGCATCGCGCGGACCTCCTTGGAGACGGCCTCGCCGACCCGTCGTACGAGATCGGTGTTCCAGGTCGCGCCCAGGCCCACCGCCTGCGGGAACA
Above is a window of Streptomyces sp. NBC_00490 DNA encoding:
- a CDS encoding glycoside hydrolase family 3 C-terminal domain-containing protein, with the protein product MTAQPPPTPPFRDPHLPFAKRIDDLLSRLALDEKIGFLHQFAPAVERLGVGAFRTGQEALHGVAWMGPATVFPQAVGLGATWNTDLVRRVGEAVSKEVRAMRARDDRIGLNVWSPTVNLLRHPLWGRNEEGYSEDPKLTSAIAVAYTRGLRGDHPTYWRTAPVLKHWLAHNNETDRATSSSSVRPRVLHEYDLRAFRETVEAGAVAGVMPAYNLVNGRPNHVSPYLREHLRTWTDEDLLVCSDAGAPSNLVDHEHYYDTHEEATAASLLAGVDSFTDHGTDSSQITGRVRKAYEQGLLTEADIDTAVRRQLSVRFRLGEFDPQYDPHALTRDFDTPAHRALAQEAAEQSVVLLRNDGVLPLAPDTRLAVVGLLADECKLDWYSGTLIHRSTPLEGLYERFGADRIEFAEGVDRVLLKTSDGTFLHVPEANADDEVRGAEGALDPALLAGRTDLPPLTTHAVGTELALVDWGEGVLTLRAPDGRYLSVAEDGYVRASADQPGGWIVQETFRLEPHGNGHLLRHVGTGRHVAVGADGVKVADENAELGDQPEIFTLIVAEHGRDAVSRAAADADVVLVVAGNDPHIEGRETEDRRTLALPAHQDRLLRAARAANPNTVLALVSAYPYTFQPGPLRAALWMSHGGQAAGTALARVLAGDVSPAGRLPQTWYADDADLPDLLDYDVLGGRQTYLYYEGTPLFPFGHGLSYASFSYGDLTSRTEDGTLQVSFTVRNTGDVTADEVAQLYARAVDPSVPRPRRELVAHRRVTLAPGETAELSFEVPLSAFEFWDVAHGRWRLEPGPYDLMAAASSEDVRLRTTVLLDGEPGGPRPVVERGLDGADFDEQSGVAIVDRTKAAGDAVTPANGGVAELVYRACDFGAGVTEVTVSVAGEGAVEISLDGGPALATLSPKTPTSGPYDYVTLRTGLTASGVHDVHLRLRGPLRHARAGFSG